A window from Candidatus Nitrospira neomarina encodes these proteins:
- a CDS encoding substrate-binding domain-containing protein: protein MKNMVSKSPKISRQAKVSPQESVCNRLRDRRKKQGISQAELAVLVGLTRQAVYAIEANQYLPSTHIALRFARALKCRVEDLFILADHEETVEAEFIGGTTPLGQPTRVKLSFVGSRILARPMAELGDVLNFVMPADGIIQEQGKKSSSGKRPSVQVQLLNSLDVIKKGILIAGCDPALFLAGEHVRKINTLAGITNWTMGSANALRALQRDEVHMAGLHLVDVKSGQSNVPYLKRHIPGHDFVGVRFASWVQGLLVYPGNPKHIGGVDDFGQSGLRLVNRELGAGARFLLDSLLQKSGFTGDQVLGYAHEVPSHLEVARLIRDGMADVGIGVEAAARHYGLGFIPLREEQYDLIMRREFLKSHPIMSQFLDAMVSQPFRREIESLGGYTVTEIGKILHW from the coding sequence ATGAAAAACATGGTTTCTAAAAGTCCCAAAATTTCACGGCAGGCGAAGGTCTCGCCTCAAGAATCCGTGTGTAATCGCTTACGGGATAGAAGAAAAAAACAGGGAATCTCACAGGCAGAATTAGCAGTCCTTGTTGGCCTGACACGACAAGCAGTCTACGCCATAGAGGCCAATCAATATTTGCCAAGCACCCACATTGCCCTACGGTTCGCTCGTGCGTTGAAGTGCCGAGTTGAGGATCTTTTTATCCTTGCCGATCATGAAGAAACTGTTGAAGCTGAGTTCATTGGTGGGACAACGCCACTGGGTCAGCCAACAAGGGTGAAGCTGTCATTCGTTGGATCCCGGATACTGGCCAGACCGATGGCCGAACTGGGCGATGTGTTGAATTTTGTGATGCCGGCTGATGGAATAATTCAGGAACAGGGGAAGAAATCTTCCAGCGGAAAAAGGCCCTCTGTGCAGGTTCAATTACTGAATTCTTTGGACGTGATCAAAAAAGGGATTCTTATTGCCGGGTGTGACCCGGCGTTATTTCTCGCCGGCGAGCATGTCCGCAAGATAAATACCCTGGCGGGAATTACGAATTGGACGATGGGAAGCGCGAATGCACTCCGTGCTCTGCAACGGGATGAAGTGCATATGGCGGGATTGCATCTTGTGGATGTGAAATCCGGGCAAAGTAACGTTCCGTATCTGAAACGCCATATTCCTGGTCATGATTTTGTCGGAGTGCGCTTTGCTTCTTGGGTGCAAGGCCTGTTGGTTTACCCGGGAAACCCCAAACACATCGGTGGTGTGGATGACTTTGGCCAGTCGGGACTTCGTCTCGTCAATCGGGAATTGGGAGCCGGAGCGAGATTTCTTTTGGATTCCCTGCTTCAGAAATCAGGATTCACTGGAGACCAGGTACTGGGATATGCGCACGAAGTACCGTCTCATCTCGAAGTCGCTCGCCTGATTCGAGATGGCATGGCTGACGTGGGCATTGGAGTGGAAGCCGCAGCTCGTCATTATGGTCTTGGTTTCATTCCGCTTCGCGAAGAACAGTATGACTTAATTATGCGCAGAGAATTTCTAAAATCCCACCCTATCATGTCTCAATTTCTTGATGCGATGGTCAGTCAACCATTCAGGCGGGAAATCGAATCACTGGGGGGATATACGGTGACGGAAATCGGAAAAATTCTTCATTGGTAA